A genomic window from Triticum urartu cultivar G1812 chromosome 7, Tu2.1, whole genome shotgun sequence includes:
- the LOC125519607 gene encoding uncharacterized protein LOC125519607, giving the protein MQAWEIAHTRKDPKPGEPKYYGKKTAGRKKAYSEAYLKLHPDTPDPIAAPLDDMAVVRMGPKEHGREAVLDAVITPSISYTQLRRIDPSLSQRTSQPVTSTQSLFQEQQSAYLEYTRQETMAWHQRLYEHQVQRDSQMQQAFQDMAADRCPQFPLAQCPPAQPVLMSFEEFVAQNTGPSLVDLPLAVVFAALRRHGARPLRSTEAEAEVEAVLAVALPLAVTTWALAVLAVTTSVVLDVLALKPLGHIVAVLVVMILICL; this is encoded by the exons atgcaggcgtgggagatcgcccatacgcggaaggaccccaagcctggcgagcccaagtactacggcaagaagaccgcagggaggaagaaggcctACTCCGAAGCGTATCTGAAGTTACATCCTGACACACCTGACCCCATTGCGGCGCCTCTGGACGACATGGCGGTGGTGAGGATGGGGCCCAAGGAGCACGGTCGGGAGGCGGTTCTCGATGCTGTGATCACTCCTAGTATCTCCTACACACAGCTTCGTCGGATCGACCCGAGCCTGAGCCAGCGCACGAGCCAGCCAGTGACCAGTACACAGTCCCTCTTTCAGGAGCAACAATCT GCCTACCTGGAGTACACACGCCAGGAGACCATGGCGTGGCATCAGAGGCTTTATGAACACCAAGTGCAGAGGGATAGCCAGATGCAGCAGGCTTTTCAGGATATGGCGGCCGACAGGTGTCCTCAGTTCCCTCTAGCACAATGCCCACCAGCACAACCAGTGCTGATGAGCTTTGAGGAGTTTGTGGCACAGAACACAGGCCCCTCGCTG GTGGATCTACCGTTGGCGGTGGTCTTTGCAGCACTCCGGAGACACGGAGCCCGACCACTCCGAtccacggaggcggaggcggaggtggaggcggtctTGGCAGTAGCGCTGCCGCTAGCAGTGACGACCTGGGCTTTGGCGGTCTTGGCGGTGACGACCTCCGTGGTGCTCGACGTCCTGGCGCTTAAGCCTTTGGGTCACATTGTGGCGGTCTTGGTGGTGATGATACTTATATGCTTGTGA